From one Gallionella capsiferriformans ES-2 genomic stretch:
- the waaF gene encoding lipopolysaccharide heptosyltransferase II, whose amino-acid sequence MHKILVIGPSWVGDCMLMQPMLMRLKQRHPGCLIDVLAPAWTAGLLHALPEVNQAIVNPFGHGALNIKERYRLGVELRAGQYDQAIVLPNSLKSALIPFFANIPLRTGFVGELRYGLLNDARPLNKHHLPLMVERFAELAEDRFGIIPRPLANPKLSVSAAQRDTTLTKLGLTLEKPVAVFCPGAEYGPAKRWPIAYFAEIAQRLHAQGYAVWLVGSNKDREVAEKIVALGNPDTRNLCGSTDLSDAIALLSVATLVISNDSGLMHLAAALDRTLIALFGSSSPEFTPPLSNSAQVVKLDIKCSPCFKRECPLGHFNCMNHLTPDLVWQKIHPVL is encoded by the coding sequence ATGCATAAAATTTTAGTCATCGGGCCCAGCTGGGTAGGCGATTGCATGCTGATGCAGCCGATGCTGATGCGACTGAAACAACGCCATCCGGGGTGCCTGATCGATGTACTGGCCCCGGCCTGGACGGCGGGATTACTGCACGCGTTACCCGAAGTCAATCAGGCCATCGTCAATCCCTTCGGTCACGGCGCGTTAAATATCAAAGAACGCTACCGGCTGGGCGTTGAGCTGCGAGCCGGCCAATACGATCAGGCTATCGTACTACCTAATTCGCTCAAATCCGCACTGATACCTTTTTTCGCCAACATTCCGCTACGCACCGGTTTCGTTGGTGAGCTGCGCTACGGCCTGCTCAACGATGCCCGTCCACTCAACAAACACCATCTGCCGCTAATGGTAGAGCGTTTCGCCGAACTGGCTGAAGATCGCTTCGGCATCATACCGCGCCCGCTGGCGAATCCGAAGTTGAGCGTATCCGCAGCACAGCGCGATACCACTCTCACTAAGCTCGGTCTCACGCTCGAAAAACCCGTTGCTGTATTTTGTCCTGGGGCAGAATACGGCCCCGCCAAACGCTGGCCGATCGCTTATTTTGCCGAAATCGCCCAGCGCCTGCACGCGCAAGGGTATGCAGTCTGGTTAGTCGGCTCGAATAAAGATCGTGAAGTGGCAGAAAAAATAGTCGCCCTCGGCAACCCTGACACCCGCAATCTTTGTGGCAGCACCGATTTGAGCGATGCCATCGCGCTGCTCTCGGTGGCAACACTCGTGATCAGCAACGACTCCGGCCTGATGCATCTAGCCGCCGCGCTCGATCGGACACTGATCGCCCTGTTTGGCTCGAGCAGCCCGGAGTTCACCCCGCCGCTGTCCAATTCCGCGCAAGTCGTCAAACTGGACATCAAATGCAGCCCTTGTTTTAAGCGCGAATGTCCGCTGGGGCATTTCAACTGCATGAATCACCTCACCCCCGATCTAGTGTGGCAAAAAATACATCCTGTGCTGTAA
- a CDS encoding zinc-finger domain-containing protein, with product MSTITHRQIDVTAHDLPLTCPMPSAKLWNAHPRVALALDGEGEAHCPYCGTLYKFKGERPKSHH from the coding sequence GTGAGCACAATCACCCATCGTCAAATCGACGTCACCGCGCACGACCTGCCACTGACCTGCCCGATGCCCTCTGCCAAGCTGTGGAACGCGCATCCCAGAGTGGCGTTGGCACTCGATGGTGAGGGCGAGGCGCACTGCCCGTATTGCGGCACCCTGTATAAGTTTAAAGGCGAACGCCCCAAGTCTCACCACTAG
- a CDS encoding branched-chain amino acid transaminase yields MSMSDRDGFIWHDGKLVPWRDATTHVLTHTLHYGMGVFEGVRAYKAAEGTAIFRLREHTERLFNSAHIFQMKMPYDKETIMEAHREVVRSNKLESCYIRPICFYGSEAMGIAATTLSTHVAIAAWPWGAYLGDEGMQKGIRVKTSSFTRHHVNVNMCRAKSVTTYANSILAHQEVANDGYDEALLLDVDGYVAEGAGENLFIVKKGRLYTPDLTSCLEGITRDSVITLAKEMGIEVIEKRITRDEIYCAEEAFFTGTAAEVTPIRELDQRQIGAGSRGPITTLLQQAFFDCVAGRHPNHTDWLDYV; encoded by the coding sequence ATGTCCATGTCCGACCGCGACGGTTTTATCTGGCACGACGGCAAACTTGTGCCCTGGCGCGATGCTACCACCCATGTACTGACCCATACCCTGCACTACGGCATGGGGGTATTCGAAGGGGTACGCGCCTATAAGGCTGCGGAAGGCACGGCGATTTTCAGACTGCGCGAGCATACCGAACGCCTGTTCAATTCGGCACATATCTTTCAGATGAAGATGCCGTATGACAAAGAAACAATCATGGAAGCACACCGCGAAGTCGTGCGCTCCAACAAACTCGAATCCTGCTATATCCGTCCGATTTGCTTCTATGGATCCGAAGCGATGGGCATTGCTGCAACCACCCTATCCACTCACGTGGCCATTGCCGCCTGGCCGTGGGGCGCCTATCTGGGTGACGAAGGCATGCAAAAGGGTATACGTGTCAAGACATCCAGTTTCACCCGTCACCATGTCAACGTCAACATGTGCCGCGCAAAGTCGGTGACAACCTACGCCAATTCGATTCTCGCGCATCAGGAAGTCGCCAACGACGGTTACGACGAAGCGCTGTTACTGGATGTGGACGGCTATGTGGCTGAAGGCGCGGGCGAAAACCTGTTCATCGTGAAAAAGGGCCGCCTCTATACGCCGGATTTAACGTCCTGCTTAGAAGGAATTACCCGCGACTCCGTCATCACGCTGGCCAAAGAAATGGGCATCGAAGTGATTGAAAAGCGTATCACGCGCGATGAAATTTATTGTGCAGAAGAAGCCTTCTTTACCGGCACGGCAGCGGAAGTGACCCCGATCCGCGAACTGGATCAACGCCAGATTGGTGCGGGTTCACGCGGCCCGATTACCACTTTGCTGCAGCAGGCATTCTTCGATTGCGTGGCAGGAAGACACCCGAACCATACCGACTGGCTGGACTACGTTTAA
- a CDS encoding cytochrome b — protein sequence MTQYSNRMILVHWLTLALLVAAWFLGEELAEATDESQATIAGYLVHGIVGGSVLLLTVLRLLFRRQDGTPPAMGDTAMDKLAKGIHHTLYTVLFLLPVSGMITIASSDAGKALLSGDASLLPVDGGYEHVFAHEVHEVLVTTLILLAIVHVLGAIKHQFIAKDGLMERMLPRRK from the coding sequence ATGACGCAATATAGTAATCGCATGATACTCGTACACTGGCTGACGCTGGCATTGCTTGTCGCTGCGTGGTTTTTGGGGGAAGAGTTAGCAGAAGCGACAGATGAAAGTCAGGCCACCATCGCGGGGTATCTGGTTCACGGTATCGTGGGTGGTTCGGTGTTGCTGCTGACCGTTCTGCGTCTACTTTTTCGCCGTCAGGACGGCACGCCGCCTGCCATGGGCGATACGGCGATGGATAAACTGGCCAAAGGTATCCACCATACGCTGTATACCGTGCTGTTCCTGTTGCCGGTAAGCGGCATGATCACGATTGCCAGCAGCGATGCGGGTAAAGCCCTGTTGTCTGGCGATGCGAGTCTGTTGCCTGTGGATGGTGGTTATGAGCATGTCTTTGCACATGAGGTACATGAAGTGCTGGTCACAACGCTGATTTTGTTGGCGATTGTGCATGTGCTGGGTGCGATCAAGCATCAGTTCATCGCGAAAGACGGGTTGATGGAACGCATGTTGCCGCGTCGCAAGTAG
- a CDS encoding response regulator, with the protein MTIFETMRPHFESLTQRQREIARLLVSGMTNLEVAGQLCISVHTIKAHRAEIMSRMQVNSFAELVNQFNRLTPPLPLTTPLHVIVVEDDEWYRDYLTDNLNERGYSSIGVVDGEGLRAAWAQKPADVVILDIELGQGKENGLALATRILSNCPCGIIMVTAKGAQDERLEGLSTGADAYFAKPVNIDELSITITNLARRLR; encoded by the coding sequence ATGACTATTTTTGAAACGATGCGTCCGCACTTTGAATCGCTCACCCAGCGCCAAAGAGAGATCGCCCGTCTGCTGGTGAGCGGCATGACTAATCTCGAAGTTGCCGGGCAACTTTGCATATCAGTCCACACCATCAAGGCGCACCGCGCCGAAATCATGAGCCGGATGCAGGTGAATTCATTTGCCGAACTGGTTAATCAGTTCAACAGACTCACACCACCGCTGCCGCTCACGACCCCGTTACATGTCATCGTGGTTGAAGATGACGAGTGGTACCGGGATTATTTAACAGACAATCTGAACGAACGCGGCTACAGCAGCATCGGCGTCGTCGATGGGGAAGGTCTGCGCGCAGCCTGGGCTCAAAAGCCAGCCGATGTCGTCATTTTGGATATCGAACTCGGACAGGGCAAGGAAAATGGACTGGCGCTTGCCACGCGCATCCTGTCCAATTGTCCGTGCGGCATCATCATGGTGACCGCCAAGGGCGCGCAGGATGAACGGCTCGAAGGCTTAAGCACCGGAGCGGATGCCTATTTCGCTAAACCGGTCAACATCGACGAACTGTCCATTACCATCACCAACTTAGCTCGCAGACTGCGTTAA
- a CDS encoding response regulator transcription factor: MNDKPYILLIDDDEFSALVTVEMLASEYDIRHVESGAAALETIVKAEPCLLLLDVEMPGMSGYEVCRTLREDHAIGELPIIFLSGRLSDEDRLAGYEAGGDDYLTKPVSVDELRSKIKLALAHRTARQRLKTDLSSAFSTAMTAMSSSAEMGAVLQFMRNSFSCPDYESLCREVLNTLCAYGFEASVKIHGRQGSVALSSNGPCSPLEESVLTNMSLQARLFEFGSRTSCSYEHITIIVKSNSRDDPERHGRMKDNLAWLAEGANARVDSIESSAEVVRQHAANKMLLERTHQALQRIDQRHRNQEIRSSRIFLELQKKFDQAMLTIGITQSQEEELASMLETAILQAKALYDEGLEIDEHMECILEQLDKARN; this comes from the coding sequence ATGAACGACAAACCTTACATACTCCTAATTGATGATGATGAATTTTCAGCACTTGTGACGGTGGAAATGTTGGCTTCAGAATACGATATACGGCATGTTGAGAGTGGTGCCGCGGCGTTGGAGACAATTGTTAAGGCAGAACCTTGTTTGTTGTTGCTCGACGTCGAGATGCCAGGAATGTCAGGCTACGAAGTTTGTCGCACCTTGCGTGAAGATCATGCGATAGGCGAGTTGCCGATTATTTTTCTCTCGGGCAGGCTCAGCGATGAAGACCGTTTGGCAGGCTACGAGGCAGGTGGCGATGATTATCTGACTAAGCCGGTATCAGTTGATGAGTTGCGCTCAAAAATTAAACTGGCGCTGGCCCATCGTACTGCGCGTCAGCGTCTTAAGACGGATCTTTCAAGTGCTTTTTCCACGGCGATGACGGCGATGTCGAGTTCTGCGGAGATGGGGGCGGTACTGCAATTTATGCGCAATAGTTTTAGCTGTCCGGATTATGAGAGCCTGTGCCGCGAAGTCTTGAATACGCTGTGTGCTTACGGTTTTGAGGCTAGCGTTAAAATTCACGGGCGGCAGGGTTCTGTTGCCCTGTCGTCTAACGGACCTTGTTCGCCGCTGGAGGAGTCGGTGTTGACTAATATGTCGCTTCAGGCGCGACTGTTTGAGTTCGGTTCCCGTACGTCATGCAGTTATGAGCACATTACCATTATCGTGAAGAGCAACTCTCGCGATGATCCTGAGCGACATGGACGCATGAAGGACAATCTAGCCTGGTTGGCGGAAGGTGCTAATGCGCGGGTCGACTCTATTGAGAGCAGCGCTGAAGTTGTTAGGCAGCATGCCGCTAATAAAATGTTGCTGGAACGTACACATCAGGCACTGCAGCGCATTGATCAACGCCATCGCAATCAGGAGATTAGAAGCAGCAGGATATTTCTGGAGCTGCAAAAGAAATTCGATCAGGCGATGTTAACGATAGGAATTACTCAGTCGCAGGAGGAAGAATTGGCTAGCATGCTCGAGACCGCGATCTTGCAGGCAAAAGCGCTGTACGACGAAGGGTTGGAAATTGATGAGCATATGGAGTGCATCCTTGAGCAACTTGATAAGGCGCGCAATTAA
- a CDS encoding response regulator: MIANILIVDDDEFLLSLTGDVLARFDFTVDTAKDGLVAWEKVDENPALYDLILLDRNMPRLDGMGLLQRMRSDSRFEKLPVIMLTAEDAQQDFLEGLATGASYYLSKPVSEDVLNLVVKTALEESRAGRELYALMDQKDNQTDQQNFSYRTLSEARVLALQLAKASGDPGRTLRGYSELLVNAVEHGNLGITYAEKNHLLREDCWCEEIDARLSRAPYAARRVQVALAKTDTAVVVTITDQGAGFNWQSYLEFSDERIFDLNGRGIALSKATSFDRLEYLGCGNCVVASVFFAGSQRSS; encoded by the coding sequence TTGATTGCAAATATACTCATTGTGGATGACGATGAATTCCTGCTGTCTTTGACTGGGGATGTGCTGGCCAGGTTCGATTTTACGGTCGATACGGCCAAAGATGGTTTAGTCGCCTGGGAGAAAGTAGATGAAAATCCGGCATTGTATGATCTGATTCTGCTTGATAGGAACATGCCTCGGCTTGACGGGATGGGTTTGTTGCAGCGAATGCGGTCGGATTCCCGATTCGAAAAATTGCCTGTCATTATGCTCACGGCTGAAGATGCTCAGCAGGATTTCTTAGAGGGCCTTGCGACGGGTGCCAGTTATTATTTAAGCAAGCCTGTCAGCGAAGATGTGCTAAATCTGGTTGTTAAAACTGCGCTGGAAGAATCCCGTGCTGGCCGCGAGTTGTATGCGCTGATGGATCAAAAAGACAATCAAACGGATCAGCAGAATTTTAGTTACCGCACGCTCAGTGAAGCCCGCGTGCTCGCGTTACAGTTAGCGAAGGCGAGCGGTGATCCCGGGCGTACTTTGAGGGGGTATTCTGAATTGCTGGTTAATGCGGTCGAACACGGCAATCTCGGTATTACCTATGCTGAGAAAAATCACCTGTTGCGCGAAGACTGCTGGTGCGAGGAAATTGATGCCCGACTTTCGCGAGCCCCCTACGCGGCACGCCGGGTGCAGGTAGCGCTAGCCAAAACCGACACGGCCGTTGTTGTGACCATCACGGATCAGGGAGCCGGGTTTAACTGGCAATCCTATCTGGAATTTAGTGATGAGCGCATATTTGACTTGAACGGGCGTGGAATTGCCCTATCGAAGGCGACCAGTTTCGATCGACTTGAATATTTAGGGTGCGGTAATTGTGTGGTTGCCAGCGTGTTTTTTGCAGGCAGCCAGCGTAGCAGTTAA
- a CDS encoding response regulator has product MMKPPFFKLHQADDVNLAQAICIQTSAESDVRISAHPSNIRGDEPDFKNLKNSECVPVALAGRHLILIAEDDEINLDMLQAQLELLGYVTEAACDGATALAMWRSERYALLLTDCHMPNTDGFELTAAIRREEPAGIRLPIIAVTADAMQGVSERCIAQGMDDYLSKPLLLDELGRMLIKWMPLPVRVADYPVWDGGTLSRLIGDKPDLRRRLLEKFLVKGRMRIDEMLNVGEDRELAVHAAHALKSAARTVGALRLGELCQAMEDGVAMPGEVSVAFAAAECNIKAVLQS; this is encoded by the coding sequence ATGATGAAGCCTCCTTTTTTCAAGTTGCATCAGGCTGATGATGTAAATCTGGCACAGGCTATTTGCATACAGACTTCCGCTGAGTCTGATGTTCGGATATCGGCTCATCCTTCTAATATAAGGGGGGATGAACCTGATTTTAAAAATCTCAAAAATTCTGAATGTGTGCCGGTTGCACTGGCGGGAAGGCATCTGATTTTAATCGCGGAAGACGATGAAATTAATCTTGATATGCTGCAAGCGCAGCTCGAACTGTTGGGTTATGTGACTGAAGCGGCTTGTGACGGTGCAACTGCGCTCGCAATGTGGCGCAGCGAACGTTATGCCCTGTTGCTTACTGATTGTCATATGCCCAATACGGACGGTTTTGAACTGACCGCTGCGATTCGTCGTGAAGAGCCTGCCGGTATCCGATTGCCTATCATCGCTGTGACGGCGGACGCCATGCAAGGCGTGTCTGAACGCTGTATTGCGCAGGGTATGGACGACTATCTGTCGAAACCGTTGCTTCTGGATGAGTTAGGCCGCATGTTGATCAAATGGATGCCACTGCCTGTAAGGGTTGCTGATTATCCGGTATGGGATGGTGGAACATTGAGCAGGTTAATTGGTGATAAGCCGGATCTGCGTCGGCGTTTGCTCGAAAAGTTTCTGGTCAAGGGGCGCATGCGCATAGATGAAATGCTCAATGTCGGGGAGGATCGCGAGTTGGCAGTTCATGCGGCTCATGCGCTGAAGTCCGCTGCGCGTACGGTTGGGGCGCTGCGCTTGGGCGAGTTGTGTCAGGCAATGGAGGATGGTGTGGCGATGCCCGGTGAGGTGAGTGTGGCCTTTGCTGCGGCCGAGTGTAATATCAAGGCGGTGCTGCAATCGTAG
- a CDS encoding fused MFS/spermidine synthase yields MTTPIDISEKDGIRYLHFGSSWVQGAMRINRPWNLELEYTQEMMASLLLRNEARWPRKILLIGLGAASLTKFLYRYRPDAHLTIVEIEPDVVATARHFFKLPEDDKRIHMIIGDGAEFVLGTNKKFDLILVDGFNEHAHPGQLNSLPFYQACRSCLSDQGVMAVNLLGLCKGVLGGFAHILTAFNERALLFPSCPSGNTIAFATEGELINIDLEDLKTAAIALKEDSGLNLLPTLSRLEKAKICKDNTLTI; encoded by the coding sequence ATGACTACCCCTATCGACATCTCCGAAAAAGACGGCATCCGTTATCTGCACTTTGGTTCAAGCTGGGTACAAGGCGCCATGCGCATCAATCGTCCGTGGAATCTGGAACTGGAATACACCCAAGAAATGATGGCCTCTCTGCTGCTGCGCAACGAAGCTCGCTGGCCGCGCAAAATTCTACTGATCGGCCTGGGTGCCGCTTCCTTAACGAAATTCCTGTATCGCTATCGCCCCGATGCGCACCTGACCATCGTGGAAATAGAACCTGACGTTGTCGCCACCGCACGGCATTTTTTCAAGCTGCCGGAAGATGACAAGCGTATCCACATGATCATCGGCGATGGCGCGGAATTTGTGCTCGGCACCAACAAAAAATTCGACCTGATTCTGGTCGATGGCTTCAACGAACACGCGCACCCGGGTCAACTCAACAGTCTGCCGTTTTATCAGGCCTGCAGGAGCTGCCTGTCGGATCAGGGGGTCATGGCGGTCAATCTCTTGGGACTGTGTAAAGGCGTGCTGGGCGGCTTCGCACACATCCTTACCGCCTTCAATGAACGCGCGCTGTTATTCCCGTCCTGCCCGAGCGGCAACACCATCGCCTTCGCGACAGAAGGCGAACTGATCAATATCGATCTGGAGGATTTAAAAACGGCAGCGATCGCCTTGAAAGAAGATAGCGGACTGAATCTGCTGCCGACGCTGTCCCGGCTCGAAAAGGCCAAGATATGCAAAGATAACACCTTGACTATATAG
- a CDS encoding NAD(P)H-hydrate dehydratase yields MNPQHIDEKRLVKRLPARPLDSHKGLFGKVVVIGGASGMAGAALLTARAALKSGAGSVHVVLLAGNPPAVDFLQPELMLHDAESPLPPATVRVIGCGMGCDAVARNLLQDSLQSQIALVLDADALNLIALHAELRELLAQRSAPSVLTPHPGEAARLLACSTADIQSNRMASVQELAKIFACTVLLKGAGSLCATQDGVFINTTGNPGMSGPGMGDVLSGIIAAFIAQGLNTDDATLLAVSLHGAAGDALAKQRIAIGMTASELTDQTRRLLNQWRSI; encoded by the coding sequence ATGAATCCACAACACATTGATGAAAAACGGCTCGTAAAACGACTGCCGGCACGACCTTTGGACAGCCACAAGGGTTTATTCGGGAAGGTTGTGGTCATCGGTGGCGCCTCCGGCATGGCTGGCGCAGCTCTGCTGACGGCACGGGCGGCGCTAAAATCAGGTGCCGGCAGCGTGCATGTCGTCCTGCTGGCCGGCAATCCGCCCGCCGTTGATTTTTTACAACCGGAACTCATGCTGCATGATGCAGAATCCCCCCTGCCCCCCGCTACCGTAAGGGTTATCGGTTGCGGCATGGGCTGCGATGCGGTCGCACGAAACCTTTTGCAAGACTCGCTGCAAAGCCAGATCGCGCTGGTGCTCGATGCCGATGCGCTGAATTTAATCGCGTTGCATGCCGAATTGCGCGAATTACTTGCGCAGCGCAGTGCCCCCAGCGTGCTAACCCCGCACCCCGGGGAAGCCGCCCGACTGTTAGCCTGCAGCACGGCAGATATCCAGAGCAACCGCATGGCTTCCGTGCAGGAACTGGCTAAAATTTTCGCCTGCACCGTGCTTTTAAAAGGGGCCGGCAGCCTGTGTGCAACACAAGATGGCGTGTTCATCAATACAACCGGCAATCCGGGCATGAGCGGCCCCGGTATGGGCGATGTGCTCTCAGGCATCATCGCCGCCTTCATCGCCCAAGGGCTGAACACCGACGACGCGACATTACTGGCGGTATCCCTACACGGCGCTGCGGGCGATGCATTAGCAAAACAGCGCATTGCAATCGGCATGACCGCCTCAGAACTTACCGACCAGACGCGCCGACTGCTCAATCAGTGGCGTTCAATTTAA